The following proteins are co-located in the Telopea speciosissima isolate NSW1024214 ecotype Mountain lineage chromosome 9, Tspe_v1, whole genome shotgun sequence genome:
- the LOC122639008 gene encoding putative cysteine-rich receptor-like protein kinase 9: MAYTALLMFLISCIILLLLSSSSISAQPVQYACSGPSGVNQTTNSTTYITNLNSLLNSLSSNATSSDIGFYNTTIGDGSDKVYGLFLCRGDITHQDCQNCVLTASEEIKPICSNMITAISWYDYCLIRYSNQSIFSILQQEPVTYRSGPSDVTNLDKYNQTVRDLMSGLVREAAYGSSTPKYYAAGQVNYSTGYNTVYGLVQCTPDITKDECNRCLSGSVSDIPKKHYPKQEGRVLKPSCTLWYQFNFAFFNQQVPSPPATPPSTNSTSHQDKRSNSTVNVTIVVIIVIAATITIIIIIVLYLRLGRKQNLKVEGTIPSFYISWICDWPIQTKRYFPDKLKFLGFEPFQLHPHPLNTNY; the protein is encoded by the exons ATGGCTTATACAGCACTACTCATGTTTCTGATTTCTTGCATTATCTTGCTCTTGttgagcagcagcagcatcagTGCCCAACCTGTTCAATACGCCTGTAGTGGTCCTTCAGGAGTTAATCAGACAACAAATAGCACCACATATATAACCAATCTCAACTCCCTCCTCAATTCTCTATCCTCAAATGCTACCTCTTCTGATATTGGATTCTATAACACCACAATCGGTGATGGTTCAGACAAGGTCTATGGTCTCTTCCTATGCAGAGGCGATATCACACACCAAGATTGTCAAAATTGCGTGTTGACCGCAAGTGAAGAGATCAAACCAATTTGTTCAAACATGATCACAGCAATATCTTGGTACGATTATTGTCTAATTCGGTATTCAAACCAATCCATCTTCTCAATTTTGCAACAAGAACCAGTCACTTATCGTTCTGGTCCAAGCGATGTCACCAACTTGGATAAGTATAATCAGACAGTAAGAGATTTGATGTCTGGTCTTGTGAGAGAAGCTGCCTATGGTTCTTCTACTCCAAAATACTATGCAGCAGGTCAAGTGAACTACTCTACAGGGTATAACACAGTGTATGGCCTGGTTCAGTGTACTCCAGATATAACTAAGGATGAGTGCAATAGATGCTTATCTGGGAGTGTTTCTGATATTCCAAAGAAACACTATCCGAAACAAGAGGGGAGAGTTCTTAAACCAAGTTGCACTCTATGGTACCAGTTCAATTTTGCTTTTTTCAATCAACAAGTTCCATCACCTCCTGCAACTCCTCCATCCACCAACTCAACATCCCACCAAG ATAAAAGGAGCAATTCGACTGTAAATGTCACCATCGTAGTCATTATTGTGATTGCTGCGACAATTACAATCATAATAATCATTGTCCTCTATCTACGGTTAGGGAGGAAACAGAATCTCAAAGTTGAAG GTACCATTCCTTCCTTCTATATATCGTGGATTTGTGACTGGCCCATTCAGACAAAAAGATATTTTCCTGATAAATTGAAATTCTTGGGGTTTGAACCTTTCCAACTTCATCCTCATCCATTAAATACCAATTATTGA